In Massilia antarctica, the following are encoded in one genomic region:
- a CDS encoding 3-hydroxybutyrate dehydrogenase, with translation MNLQDKVAVITGAASGIGKHIAQVYFDSGAKVVIADLNLEAAQAAAKELDPSGERSMAVAMNVTSEEEVDTGIAAVAARFGGIDVLVSNAGIQIVAPLESFAFADWKKMLAIHLDGAFLTTRACLKLMYAQGRGGSVIYMGSVHSKEASPLKSAYVTAKHGLIGLCKVVAKEGAAHGVRANVICPGFVRTPLVEKQIPEQAKALGISEADVVKNVMLKETVDGEFTTVEDVAQTALFLAAFPSNALTGQSIVVSHGWFMQ, from the coding sequence ATGAACTTGCAAGATAAAGTTGCTGTCATCACCGGCGCCGCCAGCGGCATCGGCAAACACATCGCCCAAGTCTACTTCGACAGCGGCGCCAAGGTCGTCATCGCCGACCTCAACCTCGAAGCGGCCCAGGCCGCCGCCAAGGAACTCGACCCGTCCGGCGAGCGCAGCATGGCGGTCGCCATGAACGTGACCAGCGAAGAGGAAGTCGACACGGGCATCGCGGCCGTCGCGGCGCGCTTCGGCGGGATCGATGTGCTGGTATCGAATGCCGGTATCCAGATCGTGGCGCCGCTCGAAAGCTTCGCCTTCGCCGACTGGAAGAAAATGCTCGCCATCCATCTGGACGGCGCTTTCCTGACCACGCGCGCCTGCCTGAAACTGATGTATGCGCAAGGCCGCGGCGGCAGCGTCATCTACATGGGCTCGGTGCACTCGAAAGAAGCGTCGCCGCTCAAGTCGGCCTATGTCACGGCCAAGCACGGGTTGATCGGCCTGTGCAAGGTGGTCGCCAAGGAAGGCGCGGCGCACGGAGTACGCGCCAACGTCATCTGCCCGGGCTTCGTGCGCACGCCGCTGGTGGAAAAACAGATTCCCGAACAGGCCAAGGCGCTCGGCATTTCCGAAGCCGACGTGGTCAAGAACGTGATGCTCAAGGAAACCGTGGACGGCGAATTCACCACCGTCGAAGATGTAGCGCAGACCGCGCTGTTCCTGGCGGCGTTCCCGAGCAATGCGCTGACCGGGCAGTCGATCGTGGTCAGCCATGGCTGGTTCATGCAGTAA
- a CDS encoding GIN domain-containing protein, whose amino-acid sequence MNRLFAGALVAAALATSSGAASADEQVSEQRSVDARVLKIALGGVINLDVKQGATPSLILYGDKRDLAEVAVTQQGDTLRIGTTRHDLHVGHKRTHALRAELTLPNLNEFVSEGIGSTELRGFKGERIVLRLDGAGAVRLQSQYRQINARLGGAGNMTLDAGDTERVDLSLRGAGRIEANGQTRVLRADLGGVGRLDAGKLRADAVELDMAGLGSADVFAKNSAKLTLNGLGSATVHGKPPVRSASAHGLGSVTWE is encoded by the coding sequence ATGAACAGATTGTTTGCCGGCGCCCTCGTGGCCGCCGCCCTTGCCACCAGCAGCGGCGCGGCCAGCGCGGATGAGCAGGTCAGCGAACAGCGCAGTGTCGATGCGCGGGTGCTGAAGATCGCGCTGGGCGGCGTGATTAATCTGGACGTGAAGCAAGGCGCAACGCCCTCCCTGATCCTGTATGGCGACAAACGCGACCTTGCGGAAGTGGCCGTGACCCAGCAAGGCGATACCTTGCGGATCGGTACCACCAGGCACGACCTGCATGTCGGCCACAAGCGCACGCACGCGTTGCGCGCCGAACTGACCCTGCCGAACCTGAACGAATTCGTCTCGGAGGGCATCGGCTCGACCGAACTGCGCGGCTTCAAGGGCGAACGCATCGTGCTCAGGCTCGACGGCGCCGGCGCCGTCAGGCTGCAAAGTCAGTATCGACAGATCAATGCACGCTTGGGCGGCGCCGGCAACATGACGCTCGACGCGGGCGACACCGAGCGGGTCGACCTGAGCTTGCGCGGCGCCGGCCGCATCGAGGCCAATGGGCAGACCAGGGTGCTGCGCGCCGACCTCGGCGGCGTAGGCCGCCTGGATGCGGGCAAGCTGCGCGCCGATGCCGTCGAACTCGACATGGCGGGCCTGGGCAGCGCCGACGTGTTTGCGAAGAACTCGGCCAAGCTCACGCTCAATGGCCTGGGTTCGGCCACGGTGCACGGCAAGCCGCCGGTGCGCAGCGCCAGCGCCCATGGCCTGGGCAGTGTCACCTGGGAATAA
- a CDS encoding ClpXP protease specificity-enhancing factor, whose protein sequence is MPDISTKPYMLRAIYEWCTDSGFTPYLAVKVDAATTVPMEYVKKGEIVLNISFGATSGLKMDNDAVQFHARFGGVSREIYVPVQNVLAIYANENGQGMAFEVNSTASENAAGQPTDSPLSSVPSLAKAPGAALSSVPDTGSDNAPTGVPATAPAPDDNNDPPKKGGRPTLTRIK, encoded by the coding sequence ATGCCCGACATCTCAACCAAGCCCTACATGCTGCGCGCCATTTACGAGTGGTGTACCGACAGCGGGTTTACGCCCTACCTCGCCGTGAAGGTCGACGCCGCTACCACGGTGCCGATGGAATACGTCAAAAAAGGCGAAATCGTCCTCAACATCAGCTTCGGCGCCACCTCGGGCCTGAAGATGGACAATGACGCGGTCCAGTTCCACGCCCGCTTCGGCGGCGTCTCGCGCGAGATTTACGTGCCGGTGCAGAATGTGCTGGCGATTTACGCGAACGAGAACGGCCAGGGCATGGCGTTCGAGGTGAACAGCACGGCCTCCGAGAACGCGGCCGGCCAGCCGACCGACAGTCCGTTGTCGAGCGTGCCGTCCTTGGCCAAGGCGCCGGGTGCGGCGCTGTCGAGCGTGCCGGATACCGGTTCGGACAATGCCCCGACCGGCGTACCGGCCACGGCGCCGGCGCCGGACGACAACAACGATCCGCCTAAAAAAGGCGGCCGTCCGACGCTCACGCGCATCAAATAG
- a CDS encoding cytochrome c1 — MNFPKKLIAILALLPGLALASGGTHPLDKAPARPSLTSLQNGAKLFVNYCLNCHSASSMRYNRLKDLGLSEEQIKENLLFTGEKVGALMTTVLRPADAKEWFGVVPPDLSVIARAKASSAGSGPDYLYTYLRTFYKDETRPTGWNNLVVANVAMPHAMWQLQGVRSLKTAEEKDPHDESKTVHKVLGFEQVSPGSMTPLQFDEATADLVAYLEWMAEPAAATRKSLGVWVLFLMSIFALFAWRLSASFWKEVK, encoded by the coding sequence ATGAATTTTCCGAAAAAACTGATCGCGATCCTGGCATTGCTGCCGGGCCTGGCGTTAGCCAGCGGTGGCACCCATCCGCTGGACAAGGCGCCCGCGCGCCCCAGCCTGACCTCGCTGCAAAACGGCGCCAAGCTGTTCGTCAACTATTGCCTGAACTGCCACTCGGCTTCCTCGATGCGCTACAACCGCCTGAAAGACCTGGGGCTGTCGGAAGAGCAAATCAAGGAAAACCTGTTGTTTACGGGTGAGAAGGTCGGCGCCCTGATGACGACGGTGCTGCGCCCGGCCGACGCCAAGGAATGGTTCGGCGTGGTACCGCCCGACCTGTCCGTGATCGCCCGCGCCAAGGCTTCCTCGGCCGGCTCCGGCCCTGACTATCTGTACACCTACCTGCGCACCTTCTACAAGGACGAGACCCGTCCGACTGGCTGGAACAACCTGGTGGTGGCGAACGTGGCCATGCCGCACGCCATGTGGCAGTTGCAGGGCGTGCGGTCGCTCAAGACGGCCGAAGAAAAAGATCCGCATGATGAAAGCAAAACCGTGCACAAGGTTCTTGGTTTCGAGCAAGTTTCTCCTGGCAGCATGACGCCTCTGCAATTCGACGAAGCGACCGCCGACCTGGTCGCCTACCTCGAGTGGATGGCCGAGCCGGCAGCGGCCACCCGCAAGAGCCTGGGCGTGTGGGTGCTGTTCCTGATGTCGATCTTTGCCCTGTTCGCTTGGCGCCTGAGCGCATCGTTCTGGAAAGAAGTCAAGTAA
- a CDS encoding type II toxin-antitoxin system HipA family toxin → MGRRSHSQTLHLWANGDYVGRWTVNANGDSELAYDAGWRQSRLGRPISLSLPFNMRDEPLKGAHVSNYFEGLLPDSDIIRKRIATRFKTGSLDPFDLLAAVGRDCVGALQLLPEGAKPEGLVHVDGIAVSEEDIERHLLDVVNLERHGAADNDDDFRISLAGAQEKDAFLWWDGKWMKPRGATPTTHIIKLPIGMVGGKRADFTTSVDNEWLCLRLFKEFGLPTANAEIATFGAQRVLVVERFDRTRSADGQQLFRLVQEDFCQATGTSPLLKYENDGGPGLKQMFTLLQQSREKAADMRTLMASQLLFWMLRAPDGHAKNFSIQLLAGAGRFKLTPIYDVMSAYPVIGPGPNQWSERKLKLAMALLGNNRHYLAHSIQRRHFNSTAKEVGYGANAEPLLQDFIARTPAVVDKVRAELPTGFSEKVADKILGGLLASAHSLERMSPV, encoded by the coding sequence ATGGGTCGCCGCTCGCACAGCCAAACACTGCACCTCTGGGCCAACGGCGACTACGTCGGCCGCTGGACGGTCAATGCCAACGGGGACTCCGAACTAGCGTACGACGCCGGCTGGCGCCAATCAAGGCTTGGTCGCCCCATCTCGCTGTCGTTGCCGTTCAATATGCGCGATGAGCCACTTAAGGGCGCACATGTCTCAAACTACTTCGAGGGATTGCTTCCAGACAGCGACATCATTCGTAAGCGTATTGCGACCCGGTTCAAGACAGGCTCGCTCGACCCTTTCGACCTGCTCGCGGCCGTTGGCCGGGACTGCGTCGGCGCCTTGCAGCTGCTGCCGGAAGGTGCCAAACCGGAAGGGCTTGTTCATGTTGACGGCATCGCCGTCAGCGAGGAGGACATCGAGCGCCACCTACTTGACGTGGTGAACCTGGAGCGGCACGGCGCCGCCGATAACGACGACGACTTCCGCATTTCGCTCGCCGGGGCGCAGGAGAAGGATGCATTCCTCTGGTGGGATGGAAAATGGATGAAGCCGCGCGGCGCCACGCCGACGACACACATCATCAAGCTCCCCATCGGGATGGTGGGCGGGAAGCGGGCCGACTTCACCACGTCGGTCGACAACGAGTGGTTGTGCCTGAGACTGTTCAAGGAATTCGGACTGCCCACGGCCAATGCCGAGATTGCGACGTTTGGCGCGCAACGCGTGCTCGTCGTCGAGCGCTTCGACCGCACGCGCTCGGCCGATGGTCAGCAGCTGTTCCGGCTTGTCCAGGAGGACTTTTGCCAGGCCACGGGAACATCGCCGCTGCTGAAATACGAAAACGACGGCGGCCCGGGCCTTAAACAGATGTTCACCCTGCTGCAGCAATCGCGGGAGAAAGCCGCAGATATGCGCACGCTCATGGCATCCCAACTGCTGTTTTGGATGCTTCGCGCACCGGATGGCCACGCCAAAAACTTCAGTATCCAGCTACTCGCTGGTGCGGGGCGATTCAAACTGACGCCCATCTATGACGTGATGTCCGCCTACCCGGTTATCGGCCCCGGGCCGAATCAGTGGAGCGAACGTAAGCTCAAGTTGGCGATGGCGCTACTCGGAAACAACCGGCACTACCTGGCACATAGCATCCAGCGGCGTCACTTCAACAGCACTGCAAAAGAAGTCGGCTACGGTGCGAACGCAGAGCCGCTGCTGCAGGACTTCATTGCGCGCACGCCTGCGGTCGTGGACAAGGTCCGGGCCGAGCTCCCTACAGGATTTTCAGAGAAGGTAGCCGACAAAATTCTGGGGGGTCTTCTCGCTTCGGCGCACTCCCTGGAACGGATGTCCCCAGTCTAA
- a CDS encoding helix-turn-helix domain-containing protein — protein sequence MSFAPLSQLLLTGPQLGQLLVSTRKRHKLTQAAVATHVGLSQNRISYLESHADEISVKQLLSWCSALELELHLGERDTSTASSSAEW from the coding sequence ATGTCTTTCGCCCCCCTCTCCCAACTTCTGCTCACCGGGCCACAGCTCGGCCAGCTGCTCGTGTCGACTCGCAAGCGACACAAGCTCACCCAAGCGGCCGTCGCGACTCATGTTGGCTTGAGCCAGAATCGCATCTCGTACCTCGAGAGCCATGCCGACGAAATCAGCGTCAAGCAGCTGCTGAGCTGGTGTTCGGCCCTCGAGCTGGAGTTGCACTTGGGCGAGCGCGATACATCGACGGCAAGCAGCTCGGCGGAGTGGTAG
- a CDS encoding BON domain-containing protein: MSIAQRFTRTLSGFALLALVACAPTPHREGTGEYIDDSIITGKVKAALVADPELKATQINVDTFKGTVQLSGFVSTPESIPKAVALARKIDGVQSVKNDLLVR; the protein is encoded by the coding sequence ATGAGCATTGCACAACGCTTTACACGGACCCTGTCCGGCTTCGCCCTGCTGGCCCTGGTCGCATGCGCTCCCACCCCACACCGCGAAGGCACGGGCGAATACATCGACGACAGCATCATCACCGGCAAGGTCAAGGCGGCCCTGGTGGCCGATCCCGAGCTCAAGGCCACCCAGATCAACGTCGACACCTTCAAGGGCACGGTGCAGCTGAGCGGCTTTGTCAGCACGCCCGAGTCCATCCCCAAGGCGGTGGCGCTGGCGCGCAAGATCGACGGCGTCCAGAGCGTGAAGAACGATCTCCTGGTGCGTTGA
- a CDS encoding glutathione S-transferase N-terminal domain-containing protein — protein MMVLYSGTTCPFSQRCRLVLFEKGMDFEVRDVDLFNKPEDISTMNPYGQVPILVERELILYESNIINEYIDERFPHPQLMPADPLMRARARLMLFNFEKELFVHVHVLESERAKANDKSHDKARAEIRDRLTTLAPLFLKNKYMLGDEFSMLDVAVAPLLWRLDHYGIELSKTAAPLMKYAERIFSRPAYIEALTPSEKVMRR, from the coding sequence ATGATGGTTCTCTACTCCGGCACCACGTGCCCATTCTCCCAACGCTGCCGCCTGGTCCTGTTTGAAAAAGGCATGGACTTCGAAGTGCGCGATGTGGACCTGTTCAACAAGCCTGAAGACATCTCGACGATGAATCCGTACGGCCAGGTACCGATCCTGGTCGAGCGCGAACTGATCCTGTACGAATCGAACATCATCAACGAATACATCGACGAGCGCTTCCCGCATCCGCAACTGATGCCGGCCGATCCGCTGATGCGCGCGCGTGCGCGCCTGATGCTGTTCAATTTCGAGAAAGAACTGTTCGTCCATGTGCACGTGCTCGAGAGCGAGCGCGCCAAGGCCAACGACAAGAGCCACGACAAGGCGCGCGCGGAAATCCGCGACCGCCTGACCACGCTCGCGCCGCTGTTCCTGAAGAATAAGTACATGCTCGGCGATGAATTCTCGATGCTGGACGTGGCCGTCGCGCCTTTGCTGTGGCGCCTCGATCACTACGGGATCGAGCTGTCGAAGACGGCTGCGCCGCTGATGAAGTACGCCGAGCGCATCTTCTCGCGTCCGGCCTACATCGAAGCGCTGACCCCGTCCGAGAAAGTCATGCGCCGCTGA
- a CDS encoding patatin-like phospholipase family protein, with amino-acid sequence MRDGSLHNRATAPPEAARPCATPFGSIALLLQGGGALGAYQAGVYERLLEARIEPTWVAGISIGAINSAIIAGNPRADRVAKLRSFWEKVSNAGDGGGSDYWTGLLSGDALRGWANQMAAGRVLSHGVPGFFKPRMPPPYLPLANRGATSYYDTSMLEGTLDALVDFDRINSREMRLSVGAVNVRTGNFAYFDNAVDTIAAKHIMASGALPPGFDAVEIDGEHYWDGGLVSNTPLDWVLSARSGLDTLVLQVDLWSASGDLPRDLTEVAVRMKEVQFSSRTRAATDKFRKLAELRTAFNELLAQMPAALADTPQARLLAEASDDAVYNIVQLVYRSPNYEGQSKDFEFSRRTMNEHWRSGYDDAALTLSHPQIMALPPAGQSPAIYDFLTSRHASAATNTLKEASHELAR; translated from the coding sequence ATGCGTGATGGATCCTTGCATAACCGCGCCACGGCGCCGCCCGAAGCGGCGCGTCCCTGCGCCACGCCGTTCGGCAGCATCGCCCTGCTGCTGCAAGGCGGCGGCGCGCTCGGCGCCTACCAGGCCGGCGTCTACGAACGCCTGCTGGAAGCTCGTATCGAGCCGACCTGGGTGGCCGGCATCTCGATCGGCGCGATCAACAGCGCCATCATCGCCGGCAACCCGCGTGCCGACCGGGTCGCCAAGCTGCGCAGCTTCTGGGAAAAGGTCAGCAACGCCGGCGACGGCGGCGGCAGCGATTACTGGACCGGCCTGCTCAGCGGCGACGCCCTGCGCGGCTGGGCCAATCAGATGGCGGCCGGAAGGGTGCTCTCGCATGGCGTGCCGGGATTTTTCAAGCCGCGCATGCCGCCCCCTTACCTGCCGCTGGCCAACCGCGGCGCCACCAGCTATTACGATACCTCGATGCTTGAGGGCACGCTCGACGCCCTGGTCGACTTCGACCGCATCAACAGCCGCGAAATGCGCCTGAGCGTGGGCGCGGTGAACGTGCGCACCGGTAACTTCGCCTACTTCGACAACGCGGTCGATACCATCGCCGCCAAGCACATCATGGCCAGCGGCGCGTTGCCGCCCGGCTTCGATGCCGTCGAGATCGATGGCGAGCATTACTGGGATGGCGGCCTGGTCTCGAACACCCCGCTCGACTGGGTGCTGTCGGCGCGCTCGGGGCTCGACACCTTGGTACTCCAGGTCGACCTGTGGAGCGCCAGCGGCGATCTGCCGCGCGACCTGACCGAGGTGGCCGTGCGCATGAAGGAAGTGCAGTTTTCCAGCCGCACGCGGGCCGCCACCGACAAGTTCCGCAAGCTGGCCGAGCTGCGCACCGCCTTCAACGAACTGCTGGCCCAGATGCCGGCCGCGCTGGCCGACACGCCGCAGGCGCGCCTGCTGGCCGAAGCGTCCGACGATGCGGTGTATAACATCGTCCAGCTGGTGTACCGCTCGCCCAACTACGAAGGCCAGTCGAAAGACTTCGAATTTTCGCGCCGCACTATGAACGAACACTGGCGTTCAGGCTACGATGACGCAGCGCTGACCCTGTCGCATCCGCAGATCATGGCCTTGCCGCCGGCCGGGCAAAGCCCTGCGATTTACGATTTTCTTACTTCCCGGCACGCAAGTGCCGCCACCAATACGTTGAAAGAGGCATCCCATGAACTTGCAAGATAA
- a CDS encoding carboxymuconolactone decarboxylase family protein: MRLPLISPSDLTPEQQPLYDDMRKGIASNFNAFVSQREDGALMGPWNPWLHEPAIGKAIWNLTLAMTANAVLPDNVRQIAILVVGARFDAAYELYAHIAVAEAEGMPLERLATLVADLKPTDLSKEESVAYDLSYALCRGGLLPEPIYRLALATFGQKGTNELIYLVGLYSMVSTTLNGFDVPVPEHA; this comes from the coding sequence ATGCGCCTGCCCCTCATCTCCCCTTCCGACCTCACCCCAGAACAGCAACCCCTGTACGACGACATGCGCAAGGGTATCGCCTCGAACTTCAACGCCTTCGTCTCCCAGCGCGAGGATGGCGCCCTGATGGGGCCGTGGAACCCATGGCTGCACGAGCCCGCCATCGGCAAGGCGATCTGGAACCTGACCCTGGCCATGACCGCCAACGCCGTGCTGCCGGACAATGTGCGCCAGATCGCCATCCTGGTGGTGGGCGCGCGCTTCGACGCCGCCTACGAGCTGTACGCCCACATCGCCGTGGCCGAAGCCGAAGGCATGCCCCTGGAGCGTCTGGCGACCCTGGTGGCAGATCTGAAACCGACCGACCTGAGCAAGGAAGAAAGCGTCGCCTACGACCTCTCGTATGCCCTGTGCCGCGGCGGCCTGCTGCCCGAGCCGATCTACCGCCTGGCACTGGCCACCTTCGGCCAGAAAGGCACGAATGAACTCATTTACCTGGTCGGACTCTATTCCATGGTATCGACCACGCTCAATGGTTTCGACGTTCCGGTGCCCGAACATGCGTGA
- a CDS encoding restriction endonuclease, with translation MFTLPSDTDDDGHKGYNGCSKTPATLNVPIPNYQTFMLPLLRLVADGEVHRSRDCIEKLAVQFNITDEERNTMLPSGTAPLFDNRVGWARTYLKQAGCLESKKRGFFSITARGQSLLAQNPADIDNRTLSQFSEFLDFKLRHNESKQQDGLAPLPQVIDGPGDLAEAAEITPEELFSQAYQRLRVNLETELLEQVKLSSPSFFERLVIDLLVAMGYGGSRHDAGQAIGKSGDGGIDGIIKEDKLGPDAIYVQAKRWEGTVGRPEIQKFAGALQGQRANKGVFITTSNFSREAEEYAKIISSKIILITGQQLATFMVDHNVGVSPISQYELKRIDSDYFEGENV, from the coding sequence ATGTTTACCCTGCCCTCCGATACTGACGATGATGGACACAAAGGCTACAATGGTTGTTCAAAAACTCCTGCAACCCTCAACGTGCCGATACCGAACTACCAAACATTCATGCTGCCGCTGCTGCGCCTGGTTGCCGACGGTGAAGTGCATCGCTCCCGTGATTGCATTGAAAAGCTCGCCGTTCAGTTCAATATCACCGATGAGGAACGCAATACGATGCTCCCAAGCGGGACCGCTCCGCTCTTCGATAACCGCGTTGGCTGGGCTCGCACGTATTTGAAACAAGCCGGCTGCTTGGAATCGAAAAAGCGCGGCTTCTTCAGCATTACCGCCAGAGGACAATCGCTCCTGGCGCAAAACCCTGCGGACATCGACAACAGAACTCTCTCCCAATTCTCCGAGTTTCTTGACTTCAAACTTAGGCACAATGAGAGCAAACAGCAAGATGGGCTCGCGCCGCTGCCGCAAGTCATCGATGGACCGGGAGATCTTGCCGAAGCTGCAGAGATCACGCCCGAGGAGCTTTTTTCCCAAGCGTATCAGCGCCTAAGGGTGAACCTCGAAACCGAGCTGCTCGAACAAGTAAAGCTCTCGTCCCCTTCATTCTTTGAACGACTCGTCATCGACCTGCTCGTCGCAATGGGTTACGGCGGATCACGGCACGATGCTGGCCAAGCCATCGGAAAGAGCGGCGACGGCGGTATCGATGGAATCATCAAGGAAGATAAACTCGGACCAGACGCAATCTACGTTCAAGCGAAAAGATGGGAGGGCACAGTTGGCCGTCCCGAAATTCAGAAGTTTGCAGGAGCGCTACAAGGACAACGAGCAAACAAAGGCGTGTTTATTACAACCTCGAACTTCTCCCGCGAAGCTGAGGAATACGCCAAGATTATTTCGTCGAAAATCATCCTCATCACCGGGCAGCAGTTGGCGACATTCATGGTGGATCACAACGTAGGTGTGTCGCCCATCAGTCAGTATGAATTGAAGCGTATCGACTCCGACTACTTCGAAGGCGAGAACGTATAA
- a CDS encoding DUF2867 domain-containing protein, whose product MRPPPVETVIPASSAIVASLPGAYFHDAWSIAPDDSGATALELFLKVSASTPGWVNTLMTLRNRIVAMLGLKNLGTLSGLDPAKPASAYKAGDRVGIFTLFANTPDEVLLGDKDKHLDVILSVHKTIDASGQVLATVSTVVHVNNWLGRLYMLPVTPLHRIIAPAVLQNAARALPAA is encoded by the coding sequence ATGCGCCCCCCACCCGTCGAAACCGTCATCCCCGCGTCGAGCGCCATTGTGGCCTCGCTTCCCGGCGCCTATTTCCACGACGCCTGGTCGATCGCCCCGGACGATTCCGGCGCCACCGCGCTTGAACTGTTTCTCAAGGTAAGCGCATCCACCCCGGGCTGGGTCAACACCCTGATGACCTTGCGCAACCGGATAGTGGCGATGCTGGGCCTGAAAAACCTCGGCACCTTGTCCGGCCTCGATCCGGCCAAGCCGGCCTCGGCCTACAAGGCGGGCGACCGGGTCGGCATCTTCACCTTGTTCGCCAACACACCAGACGAGGTGCTGCTGGGTGACAAGGACAAGCACCTCGACGTGATCCTGTCCGTGCACAAGACCATCGATGCCAGCGGGCAGGTGCTGGCCACGGTCAGCACCGTGGTCCACGTGAACAACTGGCTGGGCCGACTCTACATGCTGCCGGTTACGCCCCTGCACCGCATCATCGCGCCGGCCGTGCTCCAGAACGCTGCCCGGGCCTTGCCGGCCGCCTGA
- a CDS encoding LytR C-terminal domain-containing protein, protein MRTTLTCCSLLCAGALLLACTNPGGHGAAAPSVADLAPLRAEDAYLLGRSEHLAYRYEAARASYEAALARDPRHLKARNGLATLYAERGEFARAIALWQAMTREVADGGGQASAFLFSNLGYAHFLNGEFDQALAALEKACLLDPLNDRAWQHLGDALAKVGQYERAAQMARQASALRTHDFKADYAVAERAGVAAIDSAVKADGPAPGQEPQWDRIDVRQDAAGVFVVQRVSARPAPLPAAPAPATAAAPPQGRPAQALLEIRNGNGVTGMARSLAGTMEEGALRVVRLSNQKGFGVRQTRIEYQPEFREAAERLAARFGAARVLAVGDIGRADVRLVIGRDLVPATALPIAIAARRKQGPAAG, encoded by the coding sequence ATGCGCACCACCCTCACTTGCTGTTCCCTGCTGTGCGCCGGCGCGCTGCTGCTGGCCTGTACCAATCCCGGCGGGCATGGCGCCGCCGCGCCGTCCGTGGCCGACCTTGCCCCGCTGCGCGCCGAGGATGCTTACCTGCTGGGGCGCAGCGAGCACCTGGCTTACCGCTACGAGGCGGCGCGCGCTTCCTACGAGGCCGCGCTGGCACGCGATCCGCGCCACCTGAAAGCGCGCAACGGCCTGGCCACCCTGTACGCGGAGCGCGGCGAGTTCGCGCGCGCCATCGCGCTGTGGCAAGCCATGACCCGGGAAGTGGCGGACGGCGGCGGGCAAGCCAGCGCCTTCCTGTTCAGCAATCTCGGCTATGCCCACTTCCTCAATGGCGAGTTCGACCAAGCCCTGGCCGCGCTGGAAAAAGCCTGCCTGCTCGATCCGCTCAACGACCGCGCCTGGCAGCATCTGGGCGACGCGCTCGCGAAGGTCGGACAGTACGAACGCGCCGCGCAGATGGCCAGGCAGGCCAGCGCCCTGCGCACGCACGACTTCAAGGCCGATTACGCGGTCGCCGAGCGCGCCGGCGTGGCCGCCATCGACAGCGCCGTCAAGGCGGACGGGCCGGCGCCGGGCCAGGAGCCGCAGTGGGACCGCATCGATGTGCGCCAGGATGCCGCCGGCGTCTTCGTGGTGCAGCGCGTGAGCGCGCGGCCGGCGCCGCTGCCTGCCGCGCCCGCGCCAGCAACGGCGGCGGCGCCGCCGCAGGGGCGTCCGGCCCAGGCCCTGCTGGAAATCCGCAACGGCAACGGCGTGACCGGCATGGCACGCTCGCTGGCCGGCACGATGGAGGAGGGCGCCTTGCGCGTGGTGCGGCTGAGCAACCAGAAAGGGTTCGGCGTGCGCCAGACCCGCATCGAATACCAGCCGGAATTTCGCGAGGCCGCCGAGCGCCTGGCCGCACGGTTCGGCGCCGCGCGCGTGCTGGCGGTGGGCGACATCGGCCGCGCCGACGTGCGCCTGGTGATCGGGCGCGACCTGGTGCCGGCCACGGCGCTGCCGATCGCCATCGCGGCGCGCCGCAAGCAGGGGCCGGCGGCGGGCTGA